Proteins from a genomic interval of Pseudomonas sp. RC10:
- a CDS encoding MFS transporter, translating to MDRRLLALAMSMFSLGTGGFIVAGLLPQIAVSFSVSVGVAAQMLTVFAVSYALLAPTVAALAAGIPRKKLLLSGLALFVIANLATALAPNFGFALVARAIAGLGAAMFAPTATSAATLLVPPEKRGFALSMVVAGLTASTALGSPIGTVIGGLGDWRWSMVFVAFMSAMAGLGVMVLIKDIPMPPKVTLLKRLAPMVDPRIALTLFTTFCILSAIFVVYTYFAIVFDRAYNGNSLILALLLVLWGAGGTITNLAAGRVIDTIGERKVLIVMLTLMILDLLTLPWTSANLWTAGVAILIWGACGWGLLVPQQHRLVSIAPDAAAMVLGLNVSFTYLGISAAGVIGAFFIPLVGGYNLGLIGAGFAVLAFALSELATQVIHARFCVAEI from the coding sequence ATGGATCGGCGCCTGCTTGCTTTGGCGATGAGTATGTTTTCACTGGGCACCGGCGGTTTTATCGTGGCCGGACTGCTGCCACAAATCGCCGTCTCGTTCAGCGTTTCAGTGGGCGTCGCGGCGCAAATGCTGACGGTGTTCGCAGTGTCTTACGCGCTGCTGGCTCCCACCGTCGCCGCGCTCGCGGCAGGTATTCCCAGGAAAAAGCTGTTGCTGAGCGGCCTCGCACTTTTCGTGATTGCCAACCTCGCGACAGCCCTTGCCCCCAACTTCGGGTTTGCGTTGGTCGCCCGCGCGATCGCCGGACTGGGCGCGGCCATGTTCGCGCCGACAGCCACCAGCGCCGCGACCCTTTTGGTCCCGCCGGAAAAGCGCGGCTTCGCGCTGTCGATGGTGGTGGCAGGGCTGACTGCGTCGACTGCGCTCGGCTCTCCCATCGGCACCGTGATCGGAGGATTAGGTGACTGGCGCTGGTCGATGGTCTTTGTGGCCTTCATGTCGGCGATGGCGGGGCTGGGGGTGATGGTATTGATCAAGGACATTCCGATGCCGCCAAAGGTGACCTTGCTCAAGCGACTCGCCCCGATGGTCGATCCTCGCATCGCGCTGACCCTGTTCACGACCTTTTGCATTTTGTCTGCCATTTTCGTCGTATACACCTACTTCGCCATCGTCTTCGACCGCGCCTACAACGGCAACTCGTTGATCCTCGCGCTGTTGCTCGTGTTATGGGGTGCGGGTGGCACCATCACGAATCTGGCGGCGGGTCGAGTCATCGACACCATCGGCGAACGCAAGGTGCTGATCGTGATGCTGACGCTGATGATCCTCGACCTGCTGACCCTGCCGTGGACCAGCGCGAACCTCTGGACGGCCGGCGTGGCCATTCTGATCTGGGGTGCCTGCGGCTGGGGTTTGCTCGTGCCACAGCAGCACCGGCTGGTCTCCATTGCGCCTGATGCCGCAGCGATGGTGTTGGGCCTCAACGTGTCGTTCACCTACCTCGGCATTTCGGCCGCAGGTGTGATTGGCGCCTTCTTCATTCCGCTGGTGGGGGGCTACAACCTGGGACTCATCGGCGCAGGCTTCGCCGTGCTGGCCTTTGCGTTGTCGGAGCTGGCGACCCAAGTCATCCATGCTCGTTTTTGCGTGGCCGAGATCTAA
- a CDS encoding MOSC domain-containing protein, with protein MTLVSKIERLCAGGLGILKPEGQTTGMYKRPVSGAVHVQKNGIVGDQHADTRVHGGPEKAVHHYPAEHYSKLAARFTHCADECVPGSLGENISAYDLTEKTVFIGDIYLLGTSILQVSQPRTPCWKINHRFDTEHMSLFIARERITGWYYRVIQPGLIQEGDLIHLLDRATHRFSIDEFWNIQLQHRPNIDDLLDLQATRGLNEEWKRRLAERAKWLQKQG; from the coding sequence ATGACATTAGTGTCCAAAATAGAACGTCTCTGTGCTGGCGGGTTGGGAATACTCAAACCCGAAGGCCAAACCACCGGCATGTACAAGCGGCCAGTGTCTGGCGCCGTGCATGTACAGAAAAACGGTATCGTTGGGGACCAACATGCCGATACCCGAGTACACGGCGGCCCGGAAAAAGCCGTGCATCACTATCCCGCCGAACATTACTCAAAACTGGCAGCTCGCTTCACCCACTGTGCCGATGAATGCGTGCCAGGAAGTTTGGGTGAAAATATCTCGGCCTATGACTTGACCGAAAAAACCGTATTCATCGGCGACATTTACCTGTTAGGCACCAGCATTCTTCAAGTATCACAACCCCGTACGCCGTGCTGGAAAATCAATCATCGCTTCGACACGGAACACATGTCCCTGTTTATCGCTAGGGAGCGAATAACCGGCTGGTATTACCGGGTCATTCAGCCGGGTCTGATTCAGGAGGGGGATCTGATTCATCTGCTGGACCGAGCCACTCACCGTTTTTCGATTGATGAGTTCTGGAACATCCAGTTGCAGCATCGGCCCAACATCGACGATTTGCTCGACTTGCAGGCGACGCGCGGCTTGAACGAGGAATGGAAAAGGCGGCTGGCTGAACGTGCCAAATGGCTGCAAAAGCAGGGTTGA
- a CDS encoding LysR substrate-binding domain-containing protein, with translation MEMRQLKIFCAVADLGSFTSAALQVNTVQSNVTMRVKELEIELDRELFVRKKSGVVLTAAGETFLGYARRILQLTDESRSALMDTGTPVGLLRLGSMETTAAIRLPQILTKYRESFPSVQLSLQTGTTSELLKAVESYRLDGAFVGGYHQNAALVQEGVFEEELVLVSSHAFTSLATLIEKMPQQTVLVFRTGCFYRSTLENWFYQVGLIPNQIMEMGTLDGILSCVAAGMGVTLLPKAVAESSSLRHSIHCHALPPEFAHISTVFVRRSDSLMTSAMSAFIELAQHQLPVAAVA, from the coding sequence ATGGAAATGCGTCAACTAAAAATATTTTGTGCCGTGGCCGATCTGGGCAGCTTCACCTCAGCCGCCTTGCAGGTGAACACGGTTCAATCCAATGTGACGATGCGGGTCAAAGAGCTTGAGATCGAACTTGATCGGGAACTGTTCGTTCGCAAGAAGTCAGGTGTCGTTCTGACGGCAGCGGGTGAAACCTTTCTGGGGTACGCCAGGCGCATCCTGCAGTTGACCGATGAGAGCCGCAGCGCGCTGATGGACACCGGTACTCCGGTGGGCCTGCTCCGTCTGGGGTCCATGGAAACCACTGCCGCCATCCGCCTGCCACAGATCCTCACCAAATACCGTGAGAGTTTCCCTTCTGTTCAGCTTTCACTGCAAACGGGCACGACCTCGGAATTGCTCAAGGCCGTGGAAAGTTATCGCCTTGACGGTGCGTTTGTGGGGGGCTATCACCAGAACGCGGCATTGGTACAGGAAGGCGTATTCGAAGAAGAGTTGGTATTGGTCAGCAGCCATGCGTTCACGTCATTGGCGACGTTGATCGAGAAAATGCCCCAGCAAACCGTGCTGGTCTTTCGCACCGGTTGTTTTTACCGTTCGACCCTTGAAAACTGGTTTTACCAAGTTGGGCTTATTCCTAATCAAATCATGGAAATGGGAACCCTTGACGGCATCTTGTCATGCGTGGCTGCGGGCATGGGGGTGACGTTATTGCCGAAAGCCGTGGCTGAAAGTTCAAGTTTGCGGCATTCAATTCATTGTCATGCTCTGCCACCCGAGTTTGCACATATTTCAACCGTGTTCGTGCGTCGGAGTGATTCATTGATGACTTCCGCGATGAGCGCGTTCATTGAGTTGGCGCAACATCAACTTCCTGTTGCCGCTGTTGCCTGA